The Pseudomonas orientalis genome contains a region encoding:
- the queD gene encoding 6-carboxytetrahydropterin synthase QueD, with translation MEIFKEFTFESAHRLPHVPDGHKCGRLHGHSFKVAIHLSGDLDPHTGWIRDFSEIKAIFKPLYERLDHNYLNDIPGLENPTSEVLAKWIWVELKPLLPELSAIRIHETCTSGCIYRGE, from the coding sequence GTGGAAATCTTCAAAGAGTTTACGTTCGAATCCGCCCACCGCCTGCCCCACGTCCCGGACGGCCATAAATGCGGGCGCCTGCACGGGCATTCGTTCAAGGTGGCGATCCACTTGAGCGGCGACCTGGATCCCCATACCGGCTGGATTCGCGACTTCTCGGAAATCAAGGCGATCTTCAAGCCGCTCTACGAACGTCTGGACCACAACTACCTCAATGACATCCCCGGCCTGGAAAACCCCACCAGCGAAGTGCTGGCCAAGTGGATCTGGGTTGAATTGAAACCCTTGTTGCCCGAACTCAGTGCGATTCGCATCCATGAGACGTGCACCAGTGGGTGCATCTATCGCGGCGAGTAA
- a CDS encoding patatin-like phospholipase family protein: protein MTAIHIKFPALALRAGKRAFARIREQGLAPADVGILPGAAGGPKALGIQGLDLALFGDWLPRKPRERALIGASIGSWRFASACLPDPVQGLLDLGRLYNEQRFAKGVTMAEVSQSCRRMLDDLLAGRDAQVLNNPDYRLNIMVVKSHGLLADDHRGRLGLGLSSVIADNLRGRARLSRHFERLIVHDPRQAPPVHPLKDFPSRFLELQMGNLRQALLASGSIPMVMQGVRDLPGAGVGTYRDGGLLDYHLDLPYCGDDIVLYPHFTDRVIPGWFDKGLPWRRSNPQGLQDVLLLAPSRDYLARLPHGKLPDRSDFKRFMGDDASRNKYWQTAMSESRRLGDEFLQLADNGGLGERLQAL, encoded by the coding sequence ATGACAGCTATTCACATCAAGTTCCCCGCCCTGGCGCTCAGGGCCGGCAAACGCGCCTTCGCGCGCATTCGTGAGCAAGGCCTTGCACCCGCCGACGTTGGCATCCTCCCGGGCGCGGCCGGCGGCCCCAAGGCGCTGGGCATCCAAGGCCTGGACCTGGCGCTGTTCGGCGACTGGCTGCCGCGCAAACCTCGGGAGCGTGCGCTGATCGGTGCGTCCATCGGGTCCTGGCGGTTTGCCAGCGCTTGCCTGCCCGACCCGGTGCAAGGCTTGCTCGACCTGGGCCGCCTGTATAACGAACAGCGTTTTGCCAAAGGCGTGACCATGGCCGAAGTCAGCCAGAGCTGCCGGCGCATGCTCGACGACCTGCTGGCCGGCCGCGATGCACAGGTGCTGAACAACCCCGACTACCGCCTGAACATCATGGTAGTGAAAAGCCATGGCCTGCTCGCCGATGATCATCGAGGCCGGCTGGGCCTGGGCCTGTCATCGGTAATTGCCGATAACCTGCGCGGCCGCGCACGGCTGTCGCGGCATTTCGAACGCCTGATCGTCCACGACCCCCGCCAGGCGCCGCCGGTGCATCCACTCAAGGATTTCCCGTCACGCTTCCTTGAACTGCAAATGGGCAACCTGCGCCAGGCACTCCTGGCGTCCGGCTCGATTCCCATGGTGATGCAAGGCGTGCGCGACCTGCCCGGCGCAGGCGTTGGCACCTATCGCGACGGCGGCCTGCTGGACTACCACCTCGACCTGCCCTACTGCGGCGACGATATCGTGCTGTACCCGCATTTCACCGACCGCGTCATTCCGGGCTGGTTCGACAAAGGCCTGCCGTGGCGGCGCAGCAACCCACAGGGGTTGCAGGATGTCCTGCTGCTGGCGCCGTCAAGGGACTACCTGGCCCGCCTGCCCCACGGTAAATTGCCGGACCGCAGCGACTTCAAGCGCTTCATGGGCGACGACGCGAGCCGCAACAAATACTGGCAGACGGCAATGAGCGAGAGTCGCCGGCTGGGGGATGAGTTCTTGCAGTTGGCGGACAACGGTGGGCTGGGCGAGCGTTTGCAAGCACTTTGA
- a CDS encoding PepSY domain-containing protein, with amino-acid sequence MKRLTALVAAGIIASSVMPAWAMDPDKPLKLPGTVTIVAFDQLEAAALALHPGSTLLGTDLDEEYGKYIYQVELEDAHGLEWDIELDALTGHVLKNHQDT; translated from the coding sequence ATGAAGCGCCTCACAGCGCTGGTCGCCGCCGGTATCATTGCGTCCTCGGTCATGCCGGCCTGGGCAATGGACCCCGACAAACCACTGAAATTGCCTGGCACTGTTACAATTGTCGCCTTCGATCAGCTTGAAGCCGCCGCCCTGGCCTTGCATCCGGGTTCTACCCTGCTGGGCACCGACCTGGACGAGGAGTATGGCAAGTACATCTATCAGGTCGAACTCGAAGATGCTCATGGCCTTGAATGGGACATTGAATTGGACGCGCTCACCGGGCACGTTCTCAAGAATCATCAGGACACGTAA
- a CDS encoding PepSY domain-containing protein: protein MTLYRRAGSLVLLALLAFCSSLAARDLNQDEALALRQQGVILPLEFLLHKAMSRYPQARLLEAELELKHGQYAYEVELVTIEGVVREIKLDATNGTLIKDKED from the coding sequence ATGACGCTATATCGACGCGCCGGTAGTCTGGTGCTGCTGGCGCTCCTGGCCTTTTGCTCAAGCCTGGCCGCTCGCGATCTCAATCAGGATGAAGCCTTGGCGCTGCGTCAGCAGGGCGTGATCCTGCCGCTGGAGTTCCTGTTGCACAAGGCGATGTCCCGGTACCCGCAGGCCCGCCTGCTGGAGGCCGAGCTGGAGCTCAAGCATGGCCAGTACGCCTATGAAGTGGAGCTGGTGACCATCGAAGGCGTCGTGCGCGAAATCAAGCTCGACGCCACCAACGGTACATTGATCAAGGATAAGGAAGACTGA
- a CDS encoding response regulator transcription factor, with protein MRLLLVEDNVPLADELLAGLQRQGYAVDWLADGRDAAYQGRSEPYDLIILDLGLPGLPGLEVLAQWRAAALATPVLVLTARDSWAERIEGLKAGADDYLSKPFHPEELHLRIQALLRRAHGHANQPTLQAAGLHLDEGRQCVLRDGEEIQLTAAEFRLLRYFMLHPEQILSKSHLAEHLYDGETERDSNVLEVHVNHLRRKLGRSVIETRRGQGYRFGASPA; from the coding sequence ATGCGCCTGCTTCTGGTGGAAGACAACGTCCCGCTGGCCGATGAGCTGCTGGCCGGCCTGCAGCGTCAAGGCTATGCGGTCGATTGGCTGGCCGATGGGCGCGACGCGGCGTACCAGGGCCGCAGCGAACCCTATGACCTGATCATCCTCGACCTTGGCCTGCCGGGCTTGCCGGGGCTTGAGGTGCTGGCGCAATGGCGCGCGGCAGCCCTGGCCACGCCGGTGCTGGTGCTGACGGCGCGTGATTCCTGGGCAGAGCGTATCGAAGGGCTCAAGGCCGGTGCCGATGATTACCTGAGCAAGCCTTTTCATCCCGAGGAATTGCACCTGCGCATCCAGGCGCTGTTACGCCGGGCCCACGGGCATGCCAACCAACCGACACTGCAAGCTGCCGGCCTGCACCTGGACGAAGGCCGCCAGTGCGTGCTGCGCGACGGTGAGGAAATCCAGCTCACGGCCGCCGAGTTCCGCCTGTTGCGCTATTTCATGTTGCACCCTGAACAGATCCTGTCCAAAAGCCATCTGGCCGAGCATCTCTATGACGGCGAGACCGAGCGCGATTCCAATGTCTTGGAAGTCCACGTCAACCACCTGCGGCGCAAACTGGGGCGCAGTGTGATCGAAACCCGGCGCGGCCAGGGTTACCGGTTTGGCGCCAGCCCTGCATGA
- a CDS encoding sensor histidine kinase, whose protein sequence is MKSIQRRLSLGLISVMVIVGVVLAQTSLWLFEAGLQRYLEAGLRNDSENLLVALVRGPNGVQLDEQRLSPAYQRPFSGHYFRIDFADTHWRSRSLWDQELPTLPEAGLKGNLQLGPEGQKLLVLRSDYKRFGQSISISVAQDYTPVRESFRLMRQIGLVLGLAALLVVLVLQRITVRRALRPLETARNQIAQLQQGQRSQLDTQVPLELEPLVAQINHLLAHTEDSLKRSRNALGNLGHALKTPLAVMLSAASSEALRDQPQLSKLLRDQLEQVQQRLNRELNRARLAGETLPGALFDCEKELPELLATLSMIHGEHLDLSFQVAPGLQLPWDREDLLELLGNLLDNACKWADAEVRLSVSETPQGYRLAVEDDGPGIPEIQRDQVFSRGARLDEQIDGHGLGLGIVRDIVEVWGGVLQLQESELGGLKALVELPRR, encoded by the coding sequence ATGAAGTCGATCCAGCGGCGCCTGAGCCTGGGGTTGATCAGCGTGATGGTGATCGTCGGCGTGGTGCTGGCACAAACCAGCCTGTGGCTGTTCGAGGCCGGTTTGCAGCGCTACCTGGAGGCCGGGCTGCGCAACGACAGCGAAAACCTGCTGGTGGCCCTGGTGCGTGGGCCCAATGGCGTGCAGCTGGATGAGCAACGCCTGTCACCGGCCTATCAACGGCCATTCTCGGGGCACTACTTCCGCATTGATTTTGCCGACACGCACTGGCGTTCCCGCTCTTTGTGGGATCAGGAACTGCCGACACTCCCCGAGGCCGGGCTCAAGGGCAACCTGCAACTGGGCCCTGAAGGCCAGAAACTGCTGGTATTGCGCTCGGACTACAAACGCTTCGGCCAGTCGATCTCCATCAGCGTGGCGCAGGACTACACGCCGGTACGGGAAAGCTTTCGCCTGATGCGCCAGATCGGCCTGGTACTGGGGCTGGCGGCCTTGCTGGTGGTGCTGGTATTGCAGCGCATCACCGTACGCCGCGCCTTGCGCCCGCTGGAAACCGCGCGCAATCAGATTGCTCAGTTGCAACAGGGCCAGCGCTCGCAACTGGACACTCAGGTGCCGTTGGAGCTGGAGCCGCTGGTGGCGCAGATCAACCATTTGCTGGCGCACACCGAAGACAGCCTCAAACGCTCGCGCAATGCCCTGGGCAACCTGGGGCACGCGCTGAAAACCCCATTGGCGGTGATGCTGAGTGCCGCGTCAAGCGAGGCGCTCAGGGATCAGCCGCAGTTGAGCAAGTTGTTGCGCGATCAGCTTGAACAGGTGCAGCAGCGCCTCAACCGCGAGCTCAATCGCGCGCGCCTGGCCGGTGAAACCTTGCCGGGGGCGTTGTTCGACTGTGAAAAGGAACTGCCGGAGCTGCTGGCGACGCTGAGCATGATCCACGGCGAACATTTGGACCTCAGCTTTCAGGTCGCGCCCGGTCTGCAACTGCCTTGGGACCGCGAAGATTTGCTGGAGCTGCTCGGCAACCTGCTGGACAACGCCTGCAAATGGGCGGATGCCGAAGTTCGCCTGAGTGTGAGCGAGACGCCGCAGGGCTACCGGCTGGCGGTCGAGGACGATGGCCCGGGCATTCCGGAGATCCAGCGTGACCAGGTGTTCAGCCGTGGCGCACGCCTGGATGAACAGATTGACGGCCATGGCCTGGGGCTGGGCATCGTGCGCGATATTGTCGAAGTGTGGGGCGGGGTGCTGCAGTTGCAGGAAAGTGAGCTGGGTGGGCTTAAGGCGCTGGTCGAATTGCCCAGGCGGTAG
- a CDS encoding Na+/H+ antiporter family protein — MNAVIAAVGTMLVLSLSRVHVVIAIIVGALVGGLTGGLGIDATLKAFNSGLGGGATVALSYALLGAFAVAIAKSGLAHALADKALLLVDRQEASGGNHVKWLLIGLLWAVAIASQNILPIHIAFIPLLVPPLLYVLTKLQLDRRLIACVMTFGLITPYMFLPVGFGNIFLNQILLANVAKSGVDISHVNVTHAMSLPALGMVVGLLVAVFISYRKKRVYDLEKIERVEQVAVQYNPLTLLVAGLAIASAFIIQLWLDSMIIGALAGFLIFSVSGIVRWRDTDDLFTEGMKMMAMIGFIMIASSGFAEVLKATGDVRSLVETSAAFIGHSRGVGALLMLLVGLLVTMGIGSSFSTVPILAAIFVPLCVQLGFSPVAIVCIVGTAGALGDAGSPASDSTLGPTSGLNIDGQHHHIWDTVVPTFLHYNLPLLAFGWLAAMTL, encoded by the coding sequence ATTAACGCTGTTATCGCCGCGGTCGGCACCATGCTGGTGCTCAGCCTGTCCCGTGTGCATGTGGTCATCGCCATCATCGTCGGCGCCCTGGTGGGCGGTTTGACCGGGGGTCTGGGTATCGACGCCACGCTCAAAGCGTTCAACAGCGGTTTGGGTGGCGGTGCGACGGTAGCGTTGTCCTACGCCTTGCTCGGCGCTTTCGCAGTGGCGATTGCCAAGTCCGGCCTGGCCCATGCCCTGGCGGACAAAGCGCTGTTGCTGGTCGATCGCCAGGAAGCCAGCGGCGGCAACCACGTCAAATGGCTGTTGATCGGCCTGCTGTGGGCGGTGGCGATCGCTTCGCAGAACATTCTGCCCATCCACATCGCGTTCATACCGCTGCTGGTGCCGCCGCTGTTGTATGTGCTGACCAAACTGCAACTGGATCGCCGCCTGATCGCTTGCGTCATGACGTTCGGCTTGATCACGCCCTACATGTTCCTGCCGGTGGGCTTCGGCAATATCTTCCTCAACCAGATCCTGCTGGCCAATGTGGCCAAAAGCGGTGTGGACATCAGCCACGTCAACGTGACCCATGCCATGAGCCTGCCCGCGCTGGGTATGGTGGTCGGGCTGCTGGTGGCGGTGTTTATCAGCTATCGCAAAAAACGCGTATACGACCTGGAGAAAATCGAACGTGTCGAGCAGGTGGCGGTGCAGTACAACCCGTTGACCCTGCTGGTGGCCGGCCTGGCGATTGCCTCGGCGTTCATCATTCAGCTGTGGCTGGACTCGATGATCATCGGTGCGCTGGCCGGGTTCCTGATTTTCTCGGTGTCGGGCATCGTGCGCTGGCGCGACACCGATGACCTGTTCACCGAAGGCATGAAAATGATGGCGATGATCGGCTTCATCATGATCGCCTCCTCGGGCTTTGCCGAAGTGCTCAAGGCCACCGGTGATGTGCGTTCCCTGGTGGAAACCTCGGCGGCGTTCATCGGCCATAGCCGTGGAGTCGGGGCGTTGTTGATGCTGCTGGTGGGGCTGTTGGTGACCATGGGCATCGGTTCGTCGTTTTCCACGGTGCCGATCCTGGCCGCGATTTTCGTACCGTTGTGTGTGCAACTGGGCTTCAGCCCGGTGGCTATCGTGTGCATTGTCGGTACCGCCGGGGCATTGGGCGACGCCGGTTCACCGGCCTCCGATTCCACCCTTGGCCCGACCTCCGGCCTGAATATCGACGGCCAGCACCATCATATCTGGGACACTGTGGTGCCGACTTTCCTACACTACAACCTACCACTGCTGGCGTTTGGCTGGCTGGCGGCGATGACCCTCTGA
- a CDS encoding methyl-accepting chemotaxis protein, producing MERQRHETDQVATAINQMSSAAHEVARSAQGAAVAAQQTDAEGQAAKRVVDGSIAQIHALVNDIRSSGVSLDSLQQDVSSIVSVLGVIRSIAEQTNLLALNAAIEAARAGEAGRGFAVVADEVRALASRTQTSTQEIQGMIDRLQKGTEAAVEAMRRSSDAGDGTSAQANQAGASLDTMAQLIGTINSMNAQIASAAEEQTAVAEEINRSVHQIAVAVDSVADETQLGAQTSRSLADLGQRLGQLVGQFRI from the coding sequence ATGGAGCGTCAGCGTCACGAAACCGACCAGGTTGCCACCGCGATCAATCAGATGTCGTCCGCCGCCCATGAAGTGGCGCGCAGTGCCCAGGGCGCTGCCGTTGCCGCGCAGCAGACCGATGCCGAGGGCCAGGCCGCCAAGCGCGTCGTGGACGGAAGCATCGCGCAGATTCATGCGCTGGTGAACGATATCCGCAGCAGCGGTGTGTCCCTCGACAGCCTGCAGCAGGACGTGTCCTCGATTGTCAGTGTGCTTGGCGTGATCCGCTCGATTGCCGAACAGACCAACCTGCTGGCGCTCAACGCGGCGATTGAAGCGGCGCGCGCCGGGGAGGCCGGGCGAGGCTTTGCCGTGGTTGCCGATGAAGTGCGCGCCCTGGCCAGCCGCACCCAGACCAGCACCCAGGAAATCCAGGGCATGATCGACCGCCTGCAAAAAGGCACCGAAGCCGCCGTTGAAGCCATGCGCCGTTCCAGCGATGCCGGTGACGGCACGTCGGCCCAGGCCAACCAGGCCGGGGCATCGCTGGACACCATGGCCCAGTTGATCGGCACCATCAACTCCATGAACGCGCAAATCGCCAGCGCCGCCGAAGAGCAAACCGCCGTGGCTGAAGAGATCAACCGCAGCGTGCACCAGATAGCCGTGGCGGTGGACAGCGTGGCCGATGAAACCCAGCTTGGCGCCCAGACGTCCCGCAGCCTGGCGGATCTGGGTCAGCGCCTGGGACAGTTGGTGGGGCAGTTCAGGATTTGA
- a CDS encoding AI-2E family transporter — MNQTNLQFKTLLLLLALVTVAFIWILLPFYGAVFWAVILGIIFAPMQRRLQQRFCWNRNLTSLTTLLVCLVIAILPVIITSALLVQEGATLYKNVESGKLDVAGYIEQFKHFLPPYFQHLLDRFGMGNLEGLREKVVKGAMQGSQFFASQAFSFGQGTFDFLVSFFIMLYLLFFLLRDGPELVRKVRTAVPLAEPQKRRLQLKFNRVVRATVKGNVLVAVTQGALGGLIFWFLDIPSALLWAVLMAFLSLLPAVGAGIVWGPVAAYFLLSGSIWQGVVLALFGVFVIGLVDNVLRPILVGKDTKMPDYLILISTLGGLSVFGLNGFVIGPLVAALFISCWALFVETKPRVKLPLP; from the coding sequence ATGAATCAAACCAACCTGCAATTCAAGACCCTGCTGTTACTGCTGGCCCTGGTCACCGTCGCCTTTATCTGGATATTGCTGCCGTTCTACGGCGCGGTGTTCTGGGCAGTGATCCTCGGCATCATCTTTGCGCCCATGCAGCGTCGCCTGCAGCAGCGCTTTTGCTGGAACCGCAACCTGACGTCCCTGACCACCTTGCTGGTGTGCCTGGTGATCGCGATTTTGCCGGTGATCATTACCAGCGCCTTGCTGGTGCAAGAGGGCGCCACGCTCTATAAAAACGTCGAAAGCGGCAAGTTGGATGTGGCCGGTTATATCGAGCAGTTCAAGCATTTCCTGCCGCCGTATTTCCAGCACCTGCTGGACCGTTTCGGCATGGGCAACCTGGAAGGCCTGCGCGAGAAGGTGGTCAAGGGCGCGATGCAGGGCAGCCAGTTCTTCGCCTCCCAGGCATTCAGCTTCGGCCAGGGCACGTTCGATTTCCTGGTGAGCTTCTTCATCATGCTGTACCTGCTGTTTTTCCTGCTGCGCGACGGCCCGGAGCTGGTACGCAAGGTGCGCACGGCGGTGCCGCTGGCCGAGCCGCAAAAGCGTCGCCTGCAACTCAAGTTCAATCGGGTGGTGCGGGCTACGGTCAAGGGCAACGTGCTGGTGGCTGTCACCCAGGGGGCGCTGGGGGGCTTGATCTTCTGGTTTCTGGATATTCCCAGCGCGTTGCTCTGGGCGGTATTGATGGCGTTTCTGTCCCTGCTGCCTGCGGTGGGCGCCGGAATTGTCTGGGGACCGGTGGCCGCGTACTTCCTGTTGAGCGGTTCGATCTGGCAGGGCGTTGTGCTGGCCTTGTTCGGCGTGTTCGTGATCGGCCTGGTGGACAATGTGCTGCGCCCGATTCTGGTGGGCAAGGACACCAAGATGCCGGATTACCTGATCCTGATCTCGACCCTGGGCGGGCTGTCGGTGTTTGGCCTCAATGGTTTCGTGATCGGGCCGCTGGTCGCGGCGCTGTTCATATCCTGCTGGGCGTTGTTTGTCGAAACCAAGCCGCGCGTCAAGCTGCCGTTGCCCTAG
- a CDS encoding shikimate 5-dehydrogenase: protein MQMHPNKDTRLCMSLSARPGNFGLRFHNHLYEQLGLNFYYKAFSSQDLPGAIGGIRALGIRGCGVSMPFKEAAIALVDELDDSVQAIDSLNTIVNTDGRLKAYNTDYIAVEQLLKKHQVPKDSSFALRGSGGMAKAVASALRDGGYAKGVIVARNEAAGRALAQNLGYAWQAELGELRPQLLVNVTPIGMSGGAEADQLAFAAEAVDNAETVFDVVAIPAETPLIVRARAKGKQVITGLEVIAIQALEQFVLYTGVRPTQEQFQAAVAFARS from the coding sequence ATGCAGATGCACCCCAACAAGGACACCCGGCTGTGCATGTCACTGTCGGCACGTCCCGGAAATTTCGGCCTGCGTTTCCATAACCATCTGTATGAGCAACTGGGCCTGAATTTCTACTATAAAGCCTTCAGCAGCCAGGACTTGCCTGGCGCGATCGGCGGCATACGAGCGCTGGGCATTCGCGGCTGTGGCGTGTCCATGCCGTTCAAGGAAGCTGCCATCGCTTTAGTGGACGAACTTGACGATTCGGTTCAAGCCATCGATTCGTTGAACACCATCGTCAACACCGACGGCCGTCTCAAGGCCTACAACACCGATTACATCGCCGTTGAGCAACTGCTGAAAAAGCATCAGGTGCCCAAAGATTCGAGCTTCGCCCTGCGCGGCAGCGGCGGCATGGCCAAGGCCGTGGCCAGCGCCTTGCGCGATGGCGGTTACGCCAAGGGTGTGATCGTGGCGCGCAACGAAGCGGCGGGCAGGGCCCTGGCGCAGAACCTGGGATACGCATGGCAGGCTGAGTTGGGCGAGTTACGCCCGCAACTGCTGGTGAATGTGACACCGATCGGCATGAGCGGCGGGGCGGAAGCGGATCAGCTGGCATTTGCGGCGGAGGCCGTGGACAACGCCGAGACGGTGTTCGATGTCGTCGCGATCCCTGCTGAAACACCCTTGATCGTGCGTGCGCGTGCCAAGGGCAAGCAGGTGATTACCGGGCTTGAAGTGATTGCGATCCAGGCGCTGGAGCAGTTTGTGCTGTATACCGGCGTGCGGCCTACGCAGGAGCAGTTCCAGGCGGCGGTGGCCTTCGCCCGGAGCTGA
- a CDS encoding YceH family protein yields MTAEHDTDTSEPRLNSTEIRVLGCLIEKQATNPETYPLTLNALVLACNQKTSREPVTNLSQGQVGQSLRVLEGQGFTRLVMGSRADRWEHRVDKALELVPAQVILIGLLFLRGPQTVNELLTRSGRMHDFEDAEQVVHQLERLIARGLAVLVPRQAGQREDRYTHALGDPADIEAIIAARGNPVERGGGAVGAERIEELEARIAALEERLTQLEQA; encoded by the coding sequence ATGACCGCCGAGCACGACACCGACACTTCTGAGCCGCGCCTGAACAGCACGGAAATCCGCGTCCTGGGCTGCCTGATCGAGAAGCAGGCAACCAATCCGGAAACCTACCCCCTGACCCTTAACGCCCTGGTGCTGGCCTGTAACCAGAAGACCAGCCGCGAACCGGTGACCAACCTCAGCCAGGGCCAGGTTGGCCAAAGCTTGCGCGTACTGGAAGGCCAGGGTTTTACCCGGCTGGTCATGGGCAGCCGCGCCGACCGCTGGGAACACCGCGTCGACAAGGCGCTGGAACTGGTGCCGGCGCAGGTCATCCTGATCGGGCTGTTGTTCCTGCGCGGGCCGCAGACCGTCAACGAGTTGCTGACGCGCAGCGGGCGCATGCATGACTTTGAGGACGCCGAGCAAGTGGTGCATCAGCTCGAACGCCTGATTGCCCGCGGCTTGGCGGTGTTGGTGCCGCGCCAGGCGGGGCAGCGCGAGGATCGGTATACCCATGCGCTGGGCGACCCGGCGGATATCGAAGCGATTATTGCCGCGCGCGGGAACCCGGTGGAGCGTGGCGGCGGGGCCGTCGGCGCCGAGCGCATTGAAGAGCTGGAAGCGCGGATTGCCGCCCTGGAAGAACGCCTGACACAGTTGGAACAGGCGTGA
- a CDS encoding DUF1993 domain-containing protein: MTISLYAASIPVFKQMLNALSDVLNKAEAHASAKNIEPNALLQARLFPDMFQLVRQVQIAVDFAKGVSARLAEIEVPKYEDSEVTFADLQALIAKVLAFVDTIKPEQIDGKEGIEIVTRPGTPKEKRFSGQSYLLTYGLPQFFFHVTTAYALLRHNGVEVGKRDYMGAF, translated from the coding sequence ATGACTATTTCCCTGTATGCCGCTTCTATCCCGGTCTTCAAGCAAATGCTCAACGCCCTGAGCGACGTGCTCAACAAAGCCGAAGCCCACGCCAGCGCCAAAAATATCGAGCCGAACGCCTTGCTGCAGGCGCGCCTGTTCCCGGACATGTTCCAGCTGGTGCGCCAGGTACAGATTGCTGTCGACTTCGCCAAAGGTGTCAGTGCACGCCTGGCCGAGATTGAAGTGCCCAAGTACGAAGACAGCGAAGTCACCTTCGCCGACCTGCAAGCGTTGATCGCCAAAGTGCTGGCCTTTGTCGACACCATCAAGCCCGAGCAGATCGACGGCAAGGAAGGCATCGAGATCGTCACTCGCCCGGGCACCCCGAAAGAGAAGCGCTTCAGCGGCCAGTCCTACCTGCTGACGTACGGCCTGCCGCAGTTCTTCTTCCACGTCACCACCGCTTACGCCTTGTTGCGTCACAACGGCGTGGAAGTGGGCAAGCGTGACTACATGGGCGCTTTCTAA
- the sstT gene encoding serine/threonine transporter SstT, with protein sequence MTAAPSLLQRLMRVSLVTQIVIGLIAGILLALLLPEAARATGFIGKVFVTALKAVAPILVFVLVMASIANHKHGQQTHIRPILFLYLLGTFAAAVVAVVASMMFPSSLVLATHDATVSAPGGIGEVLQSLLLSVVDNPVSALMNANFIGILAWAIGMGIAIRHAGDTTRTVLDDLSNGVTLIVRVVIRFAPLGIFGLVASTLATSGFGALLGYAHLLVVLIGCMLFVALVINPAIVFWKLRRNPYPLVLLCLRESGITAFFTRSSAANIPVNLALSKRLGLHEDTYSVSIPLGATINMAGAAITITVLTLAAVHTLGIAVDLPTAVLLSVVAAICACGASGVAGGSLLLIPLACSLFGIPSEIAMQVVAVGFIIGVLQDSAETALNSSTDVLFTAAACLDKDAQPA encoded by the coding sequence ATGACTGCTGCCCCTTCCTTGTTGCAACGGCTAATGCGCGTCAGCCTCGTTACGCAAATTGTCATCGGCCTGATCGCCGGTATCCTGCTTGCCCTGTTGCTGCCTGAGGCGGCCAGGGCCACCGGGTTTATTGGCAAAGTGTTCGTTACGGCGCTCAAAGCCGTCGCGCCGATCCTGGTGTTCGTGCTGGTGATGGCGTCCATCGCCAATCATAAACACGGCCAGCAAACCCATATCCGACCGATCCTGTTTCTGTATTTGCTGGGTACCTTTGCCGCTGCGGTGGTCGCGGTGGTTGCCAGCATGATGTTTCCGTCTTCCCTGGTCCTGGCTACCCATGACGCCACCGTCAGCGCCCCCGGTGGTATCGGCGAGGTGCTGCAAAGCCTGCTGCTCAGCGTGGTGGACAATCCGGTCAGTGCGCTGATGAACGCCAACTTCATCGGTATCCTGGCATGGGCCATCGGCATGGGCATTGCCATTCGCCATGCAGGCGACACCACCCGCACGGTGCTCGACGACCTGTCCAACGGCGTGACCCTGATCGTACGCGTAGTCATCCGCTTCGCCCCACTGGGGATATTCGGCCTGGTCGCCTCGACCCTGGCCACCTCCGGCTTCGGCGCCCTGCTCGGCTATGCCCATCTGCTGGTGGTATTGATCGGCTGCATGCTGTTTGTGGCGCTGGTGATCAACCCGGCCATCGTATTCTGGAAACTGCGTCGCAACCCTTATCCGCTGGTGCTGCTGTGCCTGCGCGAAAGCGGTATCACCGCGTTTTTCACCCGCAGCTCGGCGGCGAATATTCCGGTGAACCTGGCGTTGAGCAAACGTCTGGGCCTGCATGAAGACACGTATTCGGTGTCGATCCCACTCGGTGCCACGATCAACATGGCCGGTGCGGCAATCACCATCACTGTACTGACGCTGGCAGCCGTGCATACGCTGGGCATCGCCGTGGACCTGCCCACCGCCGTACTGCTCAGCGTGGTCGCGGCCATCTGTGCCTGCGGGGCATCGGGGGTGGCCGGTGGCTCGCTGCTGCTGATTCCGCTGGCGTGCAGCCTGTTCGGCATTCCGAGCGAGATCGCCATGCAGGTGGTGGCTGTCGGCTTCATCATCGGTGTCCTGCAAGATTCGGCGGAAACCGCACTCAACTCATCCACTGATGTGTTGTTCACCGCAGCGGCGTGTTTGGACAAGGATGCACAGCCGGCTTGA